TGCGGGCGCGGCTGCTGGTACGAATCACCTTGCCGGTGGCTGTCACCACTTTCATGGAGACCACATTCTCGCGCATGGTGCCATAGCGCACGGCGTTGGTCCCCGAAGCGCGCGTACTGGTCATGCCTCCGATAGACGCGTGCGCGCCGGGATCGATCGGAAAGAACAGACCGGTGTGCCGGATTTCATCATTGAGCTGCGTGCGAATCACGCCCGGCTGCACGGTCACGGTAAAGTCTTCGGCGTTGATGGCCAGCACCTTGTTCATCTCGGTAAAGTCCAGCGTAACCCCGCCCTCGATGGGCAACACGTGCCCTTCCAGCGAAGAACCAATGCCAAAAGGAATGACCGGTACTTTGTACTGATTGCAGATCTTGACAGCGTCGACCACCTCATCGGTGTCGCGCGGAAAGATGACGGCTTCGGGCGGGCACACGGGGTACGGGGATTCGTCGGTACCGTGGTGCTCTCGCACGGCCATGGAGGTAATGAAACGTTCACCGAAGCGCTGGCGAAAAGCGGCAATGGCTGCTTCGGGAAGAGTACGAATGGCTTTCTTGTCCAGAACTGTCATAGTATGCTCGCTGCCCTGCTGTTGACTCTATGTTGTATCACACAGGCAAGGCGTCAATAATGAATGAAAAGTGACAGACATGATTCATGCCTGCCGGCAGTGGTACTGCAGCGCCAAGCGGCTGGCGTTTGTACGGGCCTGCCCTCCAGGGCATTGCTACAGCACCACTGTCATTGGTTTGCCATTTGGCCACCATCGGCTAGCCATTTCGTTACCAATAGCGCAGACGAAATAGCAAGCCAATAGTCACGACAACTGGCATTAATGATTATCGCGCGATTCGCCCCGCGTCTGGATAATATCCACATAGGCCGTTGCCGCTTCCAGACATGCACCATCGCCCTGCTGGCCCACCATGCCGCGGTAGATCTCTTCCCACGGCGTCATGTTCAGCAGCTCCGGTTTTACCCACGCGTCGCGGCGCGCCTGCAGTTCTTCATCGGGAATCAGCACATCGACGCGACAGGTGTTCAGATCTACCCTGACGATATCACCGGTGCGCAGCAAGGCAAGTCCACCACCGACCACTGACTCGGGCGAGACGTTCAGAATGGACGGGCTGGCCGAGGTACCGCTCTGGCGACCATCTCCCATGGTGGGCAGCGTATCGATTCCCTTGTTAAGCAGATAGGCAGGTGGCTGCATATTGACCACTTCTGCGCCCCCCGGATAGCCTACCGGGCCGCTGTTGCGAATCACCAGTATGGATTTGTCGTCAATCCCCAGCGCCGGATCTTCAATACGATCGTGATAGTCTTCAGGCCCTTCAAAAACCACCGCCTTCAAATCCATCACGTTCGGATGAGCCGGGTCAGACAGGAAACGGGCCCTGAATTTATCATCGATCACGCTGGTCTTGATTACTGCGTTATCAAACAGATTGCCGGTGAGCACAACATAGCCGGCCGCCTCTTTAAGCGGTGTGTCGTAGGCGCGAATCACTTCACGATCCGGGACAGGTACCGCTGCCAGGTTATCGGCCAGTGTCTTGCCGGTCACGGTCATGGCCGTGCCATCTACTTTACCGGCATCCAGCAGTTCTTTCATGACCGCCGGCACGCCCCCGGCACGGTGGAATGCTTCCCCAAGGAAGCGCCCCGCAGGCTGGCAGTCTACCAGCAATGGGATGTCCGGACCCAGACGCTGCCAGTCTGCCAGCGTGTGATCAACGCCCATATGACGGGCAATGGCCACCATGTGTATCGGACAGTTGGACGAGCCGCCCAGCGCCGCGGCCGCGACAACCGCATTTTCAAAGGCAGCGCGCGTCATGATATCGGACGGACGCAGATTTTCCCGGACCATATCGACAATACGGCGACCCGTTTCGTAAGCCATCCAGCCTCGTTCCCGATGTGGTCCCGGAATGGCGGCACAGCCGGGCAACGACATACCCAGCGCTTCAGCCAGAGAGTTCATGGACAGCGCCGTGCCCATGGTATTGCAGTGGCCGACCGACGGGGCGGATGAGGCCACATTATTCATGAATTCGTCATAGCCGATCTCGCCAGCAGACAGGCGCTTGCGCGCATCCCAGACAACAGTGCCGGAACCGGCCAACTTGCCTTTCCACCAGCCGTCGAGCATGGGGCCGCCTGAGAGCACAATGGCAGGAATATTAACGGTGGCGGCTGCCATCAGGCACGCTGGCGTGGTTTTGTCGCAGCCTGTAGTTAGCACCACGCCATCCAGCGGATAGCCATGCAGGATTTCAACCAGCCCCAGATAGGCTAGGTTGCGATCAAGGGCCGCGGTCGGGCGCTTGCCGGTTTCCTGTATGGGATGGACCGGAAATTCCAGCGGAATTCCGCCCATATCACGAATGCCATCACGCACCCGCGTAGCCAGCTCCAGGTGATGGCGGTTGCACGGAGATAGATCGGAACCCGTTTGGGCAATGCCGATAATGGGCTTGCCCGACTGCAGTTCTTCCCTGGTGATACCGTAATTCATATAGCGTTCGATATACAGGGCAGTCATGCCTGGATTGGCCGGATTGTCAAACCACCGGCGGCTGCGCAAAGGCGTTTTTTCTGACTTAGACATAACGGGTTCCTTCTATTTCAATTGTAATAATACTCAGGCGCCGGAAGCCTTTTTGGCCGCTTCCAGTACACCTTCCACTGTTTCTGTGCCAATCTTGGCTTTCAGGCTTTCTACAATCGGTGCCACTTTTTCACGAATCTTCTCTTTTTCCTCTGTAGAAAATTCGGCCACTTTGACATCATGCTCTTTCAGGTACTTGAGTGCGTCCTCATTGCCCTGGCGACTGGCTTTGCGCTGGAATGCCTGGCTGTCTTTGGCTGCCTGCACAATGACGTCCTTTTCATCCTGGGACAACTGGTCAAACCATTTCTTGGAGGCCAGGAATACAAAAGGCGTATACACGTGGTTGGACAGTGTCAGGTAGGGCTGCACCTCATAGAATTT
Above is a window of Advenella kashmirensis WT001 DNA encoding:
- a CDS encoding IlvD/Edd family dehydratase — translated: MSKSEKTPLRSRRWFDNPANPGMTALYIERYMNYGITREELQSGKPIIGIAQTGSDLSPCNRHHLELATRVRDGIRDMGGIPLEFPVHPIQETGKRPTAALDRNLAYLGLVEILHGYPLDGVVLTTGCDKTTPACLMAAATVNIPAIVLSGGPMLDGWWKGKLAGSGTVVWDARKRLSAGEIGYDEFMNNVASSAPSVGHCNTMGTALSMNSLAEALGMSLPGCAAIPGPHRERGWMAYETGRRIVDMVRENLRPSDIMTRAAFENAVVAAAALGGSSNCPIHMVAIARHMGVDHTLADWQRLGPDIPLLVDCQPAGRFLGEAFHRAGGVPAVMKELLDAGKVDGTAMTVTGKTLADNLAAVPVPDREVIRAYDTPLKEAAGYVVLTGNLFDNAVIKTSVIDDKFRARFLSDPAHPNVMDLKAVVFEGPEDYHDRIEDPALGIDDKSILVIRNSGPVGYPGGAEVVNMQPPAYLLNKGIDTLPTMGDGRQSGTSASPSILNVSPESVVGGGLALLRTGDIVRVDLNTCRVDVLIPDEELQARRDAWVKPELLNMTPWEEIYRGMVGQQGDGACLEAATAYVDIIQTRGESRDNH